From the genome of Pirellulaceae bacterium:
GCGGGCAATCCAGTCGCAAACGCAAGAAGAAAGGCAGCTAGAGTTCCAGCGACGGCTGGCGCGATAATCGTGCCCTGGCTTCATCGGCCCACGAACTGGCCGGGGCCAGCTCGATGAACCGCTGCCAGTGCTGGGTGGCGGTGTGTTGTTGATCGAGTTCATCAAGCGTCCGCGCCAACAAGAAATGCACATCTGCATAATCAGGATAGAGCGCCAGCGCGCCTTGGAAAGCTGCCACGGCTAACTGGGGCCGGCCACACTCGGCCAACACGCAACCCAAATTGGCGCGGGCCTCAACCAGCATCGGATCCAGCTCGATCGCCATAAAATAGCGTTCGCGTGCTCCGCCTAAATCGCCTTGGCGATACATGACTTCGGCGAGTTGAAAGCAGATTTCAGCGTCGGGGCCAAACTGAGTTAGGATGGCTCGATAACAGTCAACCGCCTCGTCCAAGTCCTGCCTGTCTTCGGCTGCCTCTGCTGCTTCCAACATACCGGCCAGCGAATCGAGTGGAGCGGCCGGTTGCGTTGCGGCTGGCTGCACGAACTTCAACGTGACCACTTCGACGGTCGGTCTTTCACTGTTTTGGGTAAAGCCAAAGTGAATCTGACCGGTAGCATCTACTTGCTGTGAATCTAACTCCAACACCAACCGCTTGCCATCCAGCAAAATTGGCAGACTGCCCAGCGACTGGGCGGGCACGCCGGGCAGTCGTCGCAGAGCCGTGATCTGTTGGACAATCGACTGTGTTGTTAGGCCCTGCTTGAGCCACTGCGACAACGTTTTCGCGGTGGATAACATGGCATAATCGAAATAGGGAATCTTGTGAACAACTTGAGTCGATTGAATCAAGCCAGCTCGGTACCACAAGCGGATAGCGCGCACCGATATTCCCAACATCTGAGCCATCATGGCCGGTGAATACAGTTGCAGTGTGGGCGATTGTGCCGGTTCGGTGGTGCTGTCACCGGCAGTTCGAGAAGTACGCGTTACCATCGAGTTGACTTTCTTAGATTCAAGCGTGTTGGCGACGTTCGGTTGCGCGATGCAGGGCAACAACAGCCAGCCACCTAGTAGCGCAGCATGCAATAGATGGCTCGCACCGCATCGCGCCAACCGATCTTCTTGCCTTCATGAAAGCCACGTCGCCAATAGCGAATGGGACGCTCGTAAAACCTGGCTCGGCGCCGCGCCAATTTCACCGTCAATTCGATTTCAATACCAAAGCGGTTTTCGCGTAGGTCGGGCGCCAGCTCTTGGATCAATTCGCGACGTATAAGTTTGTAACAGGTTTCGACATCGCTTAAATGCAGGCCGGTGCGCAGATTGGATAGTTGCGTAATCCAGCGATTGGCCAGCGAATGCCAGAGTGGCGAAACCGGGCGATCGTGATGGCCAAATCGAGTTCCATACACGACATCCGCGCGGTCTTCGATCATGGGCTGAATCAAGAAGCGAAAGTCTTCTGGATCGTACTCCAAATCCGCATCTTGGACAATCACGGCCGTGCCGGTTGCGATACCAAAGCCGGTTCGCAACGCGGCACCTTTGCCCTGGTTCCGCTGATGTAATATGATCCGCAAATCGTCGGACGGAGGTAGCCGTTGCAGGCAATCACGTGTGCCATCTTGGCTGCCATCGTCCACCACGATAATCTCCAGCGGCAATTGGGTCTCGCGCAGCCGCTGAATAATCTGAAGTATGGTATTAACTTCGTTGAAGACCGGCACAATCACACTCAGCTTGAAGTCTGCAGGTATCGCGAAGATGCCCAATCGTCGGCATACATCATCCGTTAGCATGTGGTCCAGTCGATGCGCTTGCGATGCGCTCAATCGCACTTCATGCGAGTCTGCAGCAGTAGTGCTTGCCGAATTGCTGGCAGTACTTGACTGGTTGGCTGTGTCCGACTGATGATGCATAACGAGGGGTGAATTTCCAGTGATGTGGGGTCAGCTCGAGTGGTACCAAAGTTTCGCAGCCAAGCAAGTGGTGTTGAGGCTGGTACACCAAATCTTTTCTCCTGCGCTACAGCCCGAGCACATTATACAGGATATCGTGATCGTTTCGCCGTGTGTGCGAGATGTACTTTGTAGCATGTTGAATCAACAGCGAGAACAACAAAATTTTTGGCTACCGTGATTGACAATCTGCGCGCTACTTCACACAATCCTAACCATCTCGTTCGCAACCTTCTCGTTTACGCATCTAGTGGATTGCTTCGGTGTCACGACGATAGCCTGACGGGCCTGTCGTTTTGATGAGCCCCTTTAGCTCACTAGCGCATACAAAGGTACGTAATGTCTATTCTGACTCAGTCAACTCTGACCCAATTCAGAATCGAACATTGTCTCTTAGTCGTTCACTGTTGCTTGTCATGCCTAGGATTTGCCTCCGCTCCGGCACCCAGGGATGAACTACTAGGCAGGATTGCCGAATTTGCCGTAAGCTTGGAAGCGCGCGCGGTATGCATGACCAGCAAAGTCCTTGGCAAATAGTGCCATTGTAAGCGGCAGGATGCCGCACTTTTTCTATTTTCGCCAAGCCCCCCGGCTATCCGCTTTTACGATCGGCAAGAATATGGCTCCGCTGGATGGCTGTCGCATCATCGACCTGTCGCTTCTGTTGCCTGGTCCACTGGCAACTCTCATTCTGCGCGACCTTGGGGCACAGGTAACCAAGGTCGAGCCTCCGTTTCCTGGTGACACGATGTCGCTGTGGCCGCCCAAGGTAGGTTCGGTATCGGCAAGCTACATGGCACTCAATCGCGGCAAGGAAGTCGTGAGTCTAAATCTCAAAGACACCACCGATCGCGAGCGGTTTTTGGAGCTGGTACGTGGAGCCGATGTTGTCGTCGAAGGGTTTCGACCGGGCGTGATGGACAGACTGGGATTTGGTTATCAGCAGTTGTGCAAGCTTGATCCGCGCATCATTCTGTGCAGCATCACTGGCTACGGACAGTCTGGCCCCTACAGCCAACGGGCAGGCCACGATTTGGGATATCAGGCAATGGCTGGCGTCTTATCGCTGACCGGAGGAGAACAGCCGAGTGTTCCGCAGTTGCAAGTTGCCGACACAGCGGCCGGCTCCTACGCCACGGTTATGTTGATCCTGGCAGCCCTCATAGAACGACAGCAATCCGGTCACGGTCGCCACATCGATGTCAGCATGTCCGAGCAGCTGCTACCACTGATGACCGCCGCGTATGCCATGGCTGGTGCCCTTGGGAAAGATCCTCGGCGCGATGGAGAATTGCTGACTGGCGGAGCCCCCTGCTATCGCATCTACCGCACCAGCGATGGTCATCACGTAACGCTGGGAGCGCTCGAACCCAAGTTTTGGCAAAAGGCGGTCAGACAATTGGGACTACCCGAATTGGCGATGTCGCCTTACCACGGTGGGGCGGGAGCCGACGCAGTCATTCAACAATTGACTGAACTGTTCGCGTCGAAAACCCGAGAGGAGTGGATCACGATTTTCGGCTCCAGCGACGCATGTTTTGAACCTGTGCTGTCGCTGGCTGAAGTTCGTGAGCATGCTCATTGGCAGGCTCGCCACAGTTTTGTCACACTACCAACCCCCGATGGTGGCGGTTTGCAGGTACCTAAATTGCCAGGTTCACTAGCGGGTTTCGACTCTCCAGAGGCGGACCAGTAAGCGGGCGTGGCTCCGCTCGTCAGAGCGTACAGGATTGGAAAAGTAGAGTGCAGACGCATCGAAGGCAGGACCCACAGCCCCACCGTCTGGCGACGGTAGCTACTGCGTCAACAATAGCTGCCGAAGAGCGGCCAGAGCGCGGAAGTAGCATTTGCCCGAACCTGCCCGTATACTGATCGGTCCAAGTAGGCAGCTCAAACGTCGAACAATGCCACACTGGCTGCCTGGGCATGGCGCCGCGTCCGGTGTTTTCCCAAATTCGCAAAGCACCACTCGGTCATGTTAAAATCGCATCCAGTGACCAGCCGCAACCTGTCCACTTGGTGGAAACAGCCAGCCGGAGGCCGCGAAGTACTGCTG
Proteins encoded in this window:
- a CDS encoding tetratricopeptide repeat protein, yielding MHAALLGGWLLLPCIAQPNVANTLESKKVNSMVTRTSRTAGDSTTEPAQSPTLQLYSPAMMAQMLGISVRAIRLWYRAGLIQSTQVVHKIPYFDYAMLSTAKTLSQWLKQGLTTQSIVQQITALRRLPGVPAQSLGSLPILLDGKRLVLELDSQQVDATGQIHFGFTQNSERPTVEVVTLKFVQPAATQPAAPLDSLAGMLEAAEAAEDRQDLDEAVDCYRAILTQFGPDAEICFQLAEVMYRQGDLGGARERYFMAIELDPMLVEARANLGCVLAECGRPQLAVAAFQGALALYPDYADVHFLLARTLDELDQQHTATQHWQRFIELAPASSWADEARARLSRQPSLEL
- a CDS encoding glycosyltransferase family 2 protein; the protein is MFAIPADFKLSVIVPVFNEVNTILQIIQRLRETQLPLEIIVVDDGSQDGTRDCLQRLPPSDDLRIILHQRNQGKGAALRTGFGIATGTAVIVQDADLEYDPEDFRFLIQPMIEDRADVVYGTRFGHHDRPVSPLWHSLANRWITQLSNLRTGLHLSDVETCYKLIRRELIQELAPDLRENRFGIEIELTVKLARRRARFYERPIRYWRRGFHEGKKIGWRDAVRAIYCMLRY
- a CDS encoding CoA transferase, which translates into the protein MPHFFYFRQAPRLSAFTIGKNMAPLDGCRIIDLSLLLPGPLATLILRDLGAQVTKVEPPFPGDTMSLWPPKVGSVSASYMALNRGKEVVSLNLKDTTDRERFLELVRGADVVVEGFRPGVMDRLGFGYQQLCKLDPRIILCSITGYGQSGPYSQRAGHDLGYQAMAGVLSLTGGEQPSVPQLQVADTAAGSYATVMLILAALIERQQSGHGRHIDVSMSEQLLPLMTAAYAMAGALGKDPRRDGELLTGGAPCYRIYRTSDGHHVTLGALEPKFWQKAVRQLGLPELAMSPYHGGAGADAVIQQLTELFASKTREEWITIFGSSDACFEPVLSLAEVREHAHWQARHSFVTLPTPDGGGLQVPKLPGSLAGFDSPEADQ